In Bdellovibrio sp. GT3, one genomic interval encodes:
- a CDS encoding DUF167 domain-containing protein, which yields MIEEIKGGVRLHLFIQPKSSKNQVVGNHNGELKIKVSAPPVDGEANAELINYLAKLFKVAKRNISLVKGETGRHKVVEITGISKDDAEKLVASAL from the coding sequence GTGATAGAGGAAATTAAAGGTGGAGTCAGACTCCACCTTTTTATTCAACCCAAGTCCTCCAAGAATCAAGTCGTCGGCAACCACAATGGTGAGCTGAAAATTAAAGTCTCCGCCCCGCCTGTTGATGGCGAAGCCAATGCGGAACTTATCAACTACCTGGCAAAATTATTCAAAGTCGCAAAACGAAATATTTCCCTCGTAAAGGGCGAAACTGGTCGCCACAAAGTTGTGGAGATAACCGGCATCAGCAAAGATGACGCCGAGAAGCTAGTTGCCTCCGCGCTTTAA
- a CDS encoding DivIVA domain-containing protein — MKITPIDIAHKSFGKKMMGLDTDEVMDFLQQVAAQMEALIQDRNSLKEALREKELSLMEYKERDQVLKDTIATATQMADRLRQDAEREAKLITADANQKAEIITRDSRDSLKKMYQEVNELKRARMQFEANLKALAQAHLSLLEQGEKYMPQMHLQNQTFTNNTTVGNNGGNRSTNVSPLSAE; from the coding sequence ATGAAGATCACACCCATTGATATAGCTCATAAATCATTTGGTAAAAAAATGATGGGTCTCGACACTGATGAGGTTATGGATTTCCTCCAACAGGTCGCCGCGCAAATGGAAGCCCTGATTCAGGATCGCAATTCACTTAAAGAAGCACTTCGCGAAAAAGAACTTTCCCTGATGGAATACAAAGAACGTGATCAAGTTCTTAAAGACACGATTGCAACTGCAACTCAGATGGCAGACCGCTTGCGCCAGGATGCAGAACGCGAAGCCAAACTTATCACGGCAGACGCCAATCAAAAGGCGGAAATCATCACTCGTGATTCCCGTGATTCTTTGAAGAAAATGTATCAAGAGGTGAACGAGCTAAAACGTGCGCGCATGCAGTTTGAGGCAAACTTGAAAGCATTGGCACAAGCTCATCTTTCTTTGCTTGAACAAGGCGAAAAATACATGCCGCAAATGCATTTGCAAAACCAAACCTTTACGAACAACACGACTGTTGGCAATAACGGTGGCAATCGTTCAACGAACGTATCCCCGCTATCCGCTGAATAG
- a CDS encoding pyrroline-5-carboxylate reductase family protein, whose translation MNPLLKTQKIGFLGAGNMAQAMIKGLIEGGIPAKNIYATNRSEGKLVKLVEQFKINSLSNNEELIDSCDIIILAVKPQDLLTALEPVGRAFDEHKIVVSVAAGVRMEKLERFINGARLARVMPNTPSVIGRGVIGYLLNDDDDNALDSTVEDLFTPLGRVIKVSDEDQFEALMISCSSGTGFVFEMMMYWQDWIEEHGFSLEEARVMTIETFVGASLLAAQARENVEDLQARVTSKKGVTAAGLQSMRELEIERALRISFEKAAMRNKEMAREIK comes from the coding sequence ATGAACCCACTTCTCAAAACTCAAAAAATCGGATTTCTGGGTGCAGGCAATATGGCGCAAGCCATGATCAAAGGCCTTATCGAAGGCGGAATACCTGCTAAAAATATTTACGCTACCAACAGATCAGAAGGAAAACTGGTCAAACTGGTTGAACAGTTTAAAATCAATTCCCTCTCTAATAACGAAGAACTTATCGATTCTTGTGACATCATCATTCTGGCCGTTAAGCCTCAGGATTTACTGACAGCTTTGGAGCCGGTCGGCAGAGCCTTTGACGAACATAAAATCGTCGTCAGTGTGGCCGCTGGTGTGCGCATGGAAAAACTGGAGCGCTTCATTAACGGTGCTCGCCTTGCACGCGTGATGCCGAACACTCCTTCAGTGATCGGCCGCGGAGTCATTGGCTATCTCCTGAATGATGACGATGACAATGCACTCGACAGCACTGTGGAAGATCTTTTCACTCCACTGGGTCGCGTGATCAAAGTGAGCGACGAGGATCAATTCGAAGCTCTGATGATTTCCTGCTCCAGCGGAACAGGATTCGTATTTGAAATGATGATGTACTGGCAGGATTGGATCGAGGAACACGGCTTCTCTCTTGAAGAAGCACGCGTGATGACCATTGAGACATTTGTGGGAGCTTCCCTGCTGGCAGCACAAGCCCGTGAAAATGTTGAGGACCTTCAGGCTCGCGTGACTTCAAAAAAAGGCGTCACAGCAGCTGGACTTCAGTCCATGAGAGAGCTCGAAATTGAACGCGCTCTCCGCATCAGCTTTGAAAAAGCGGCGATGAGAAACAAAGAAATGGCCCGGGAGATCAAATAA
- a CDS encoding YggS family pyridoxal phosphate-dependent enzyme, which produces MSFQEIRAEIGADKILAVSKLQPVAKIRDLYNQGQRRFGENYVQEALDKKEQLKDLTDIEWHLIGHLQKNKAKHVVGQFHLIHSVDSLELAQTLNRQCEAKNVTQRILIQVNLAHEESKTGFDKQTVIQRWAEICQLPHLTIDGLMTMPPLTESGEEVRRYFIELKELQGNLAKATDTERHPLKTLSMGTSNDYKVAIQEGATLVRLGTILFGARD; this is translated from the coding sequence ATGAGCTTTCAAGAAATCCGTGCCGAGATCGGCGCCGACAAAATTCTCGCGGTTTCAAAACTTCAACCCGTTGCAAAGATCCGCGATCTTTACAATCAGGGCCAGCGCCGCTTTGGAGAAAACTACGTTCAAGAGGCGTTGGACAAAAAAGAGCAATTGAAGGATCTGACAGATATTGAGTGGCACCTCATCGGACACCTTCAGAAAAACAAAGCCAAACACGTGGTTGGTCAATTCCACCTGATTCACTCCGTGGACTCACTGGAACTGGCACAAACACTCAATCGCCAATGTGAAGCCAAGAATGTGACCCAAAGAATTCTGATTCAGGTAAACCTGGCGCACGAAGAAAGCAAAACTGGCTTTGACAAGCAAACCGTCATTCAAAGATGGGCTGAGATCTGCCAGCTGCCCCACCTTACCATCGATGGCCTGATGACCATGCCACCCCTGACTGAAAGTGGCGAAGAGGTGCGTCGTTACTTTATCGAGCTCAAGGAACTGCAAGGGAATCTTGCCAAAGCAACTGATACCGAAAGACACCCGCTAAAAACACTCTCCATGGGCACCAGCAACGACTACAAAGTGGCCATCCAGGAAGGCGCCACCCTGGTTCGCTTGGGCACAATTCTTTTTGGCGCCCGGGATTAA
- a CDS encoding nucleoside triphosphate pyrophosphatase has protein sequence MKTLILASESPRRKQLLQEAGFSFDVASVKVSEIPDKNLNASEQILDIARRKARAAFAHLKSSKEQEFTLISADTEVIVAGELQGKPSDKQDAYNMLRRLSGNSHEVQTGVCIIDSATGKELSQIETTIVYFRNLTDQEIWTYIETGEPMDKAGAYGIQGLGGKFVEKYKGPFDNVVGLPVQMVKNLLAQI, from the coding sequence ATGAAAACATTGATACTGGCTTCCGAGTCCCCACGCCGAAAACAACTGCTTCAAGAAGCTGGTTTTTCATTCGACGTAGCATCAGTTAAAGTATCGGAAATTCCTGACAAAAACCTGAATGCCAGCGAGCAAATTTTGGACATTGCCAGACGTAAGGCGAGAGCGGCATTTGCTCACCTAAAGTCCAGTAAAGAACAGGAGTTTACTCTCATTTCCGCCGACACCGAAGTTATCGTTGCCGGTGAATTGCAAGGAAAGCCATCTGACAAACAAGATGCCTATAATATGCTCCGACGATTGTCTGGAAACTCTCACGAAGTCCAGACCGGAGTTTGCATCATCGACTCGGCAACAGGGAAAGAACTGTCTCAAATTGAAACGACAATAGTTTATTTCAGGAATCTGACGGACCAGGAAATCTGGACCTACATTGAAACCGGCGAGCCCATGGACAAGGCGGGTGCCTATGGCATTCAGGGTTTGGGTGGAAAATTTGTAGAAAAATATAAAGGCCCCTTCGACAACGTCGTGGGACTTCCCGTGCAAATGGTTAAAAACCTGCTCGCACAAATTTAG
- a CDS encoding type II secretion system F family protein, which translates to MGSAELMLILGLLLAGVAVFLFVNSIFASNADKQQLSWANNDEPAKSKNPIINFSRPLVHQFTLQHALRIRSEGYRKKVRRYIKTSGLSQELNEDEFIGLQLLWGVMFPIFLLIMNFSLQLGLSWYMCVGVGLIGFYLPQIHSTGEKKKRELSVRADLPFFIDLLALSVEAGLDFFSAIQKIVDKAQGTKSVLADEFSIVLKDIKIGSSKTQALKEMSERLDMNEITSFVAVLIDAEATGASISQVLKDQSEQMRMERFVRAEKAGAKASQAILIPLMLFILPAVFIMVFGPVAISFMYGPK; encoded by the coding sequence ATGGGAAGCGCAGAGTTAATGCTGATTTTGGGTCTGCTCCTAGCAGGAGTAGCGGTCTTCCTATTCGTGAATTCCATCTTTGCCAGCAACGCAGACAAGCAGCAGTTGTCCTGGGCGAATAACGACGAACCGGCAAAATCGAAAAATCCGATTATTAACTTTTCACGTCCCTTGGTGCATCAGTTCACTTTGCAGCACGCATTAAGAATTCGCAGTGAAGGCTATCGCAAGAAAGTTCGCAGGTACATCAAGACCTCCGGATTGTCGCAGGAGCTGAACGAGGACGAGTTCATTGGTTTGCAGCTTTTGTGGGGCGTGATGTTCCCGATTTTCCTTTTGATCATGAACTTCTCACTGCAACTGGGGCTTTCGTGGTACATGTGTGTGGGTGTGGGGTTGATTGGTTTTTATCTTCCGCAAATTCACTCAACCGGTGAAAAGAAAAAACGTGAGTTGTCTGTTCGCGCTGATTTGCCATTCTTCATTGATCTGTTGGCATTGTCGGTTGAGGCCGGTCTGGACTTTTTCTCGGCGATTCAAAAAATCGTGGATAAGGCTCAGGGAACAAAAAGCGTGCTGGCGGATGAGTTCTCGATTGTTTTGAAAGATATTAAAATCGGTTCTTCAAAAACTCAGGCTCTGAAGGAGATGAGTGAGCGTCTGGACATGAACGAGATTACAAGTTTTGTTGCCGTGTTGATCGATGCCGAGGCGACGGGGGCCAGTATTTCGCAGGTTCTGAAGGATCAGTCAGAACAAATGCGTATGGAGCGCTTTGTGCGCGCGGAAAAGGCCGGTGCGAAAGCATCTCAGGCGATTCTGATCCCTTTGATGTTATTTATTTTGCCAGCCGTGTTCATTATGGTTTTTGGACCGGTTGCGATTTCATTTATGTATGGGCCGAAGTAA
- a CDS encoding DUF192 domain-containing protein has product MMKKLENATTKATLIPNLEVADTFQTRGVGLLGRSSLAEDQALWILRCNSIHTFFMKFAIDCVFVDKKMKVKAVRRNIKPWRLVLPVWGASSVVEMASGVSSKLNINVGDQLNVGA; this is encoded by the coding sequence ATGATGAAGAAGCTTGAGAACGCCACAACCAAAGCCACACTGATTCCGAATCTGGAAGTCGCAGACACGTTCCAGACTCGTGGTGTGGGTTTATTGGGTCGCAGTTCTTTGGCGGAAGATCAGGCATTGTGGATTCTTAGATGCAATAGCATCCATACATTTTTCATGAAGTTCGCAATTGATTGCGTATTTGTGGATAAGAAAATGAAAGTAAAAGCCGTGCGCAGAAATATTAAGCCATGGAGATTGGTGCTTCCGGTATGGGGAGCAAGCTCAGTGGTGGAGATGGCTTCAGGGGTTAGCAGCAAGTTGAATATCAACGTGGGAGATCAACTCAATGTGGGCGCTTAG